Part of the Aureitalea marina genome, GGGTAAGGTGGCCATCACATAAGCGCGCTGGTCAATGGTCACATCTTTCATACCTATTCGCTCCAGTTCTAGGGCCAATTCTCTGGCCAGGTCCCATTGTTTTTCCGTACTTGGCGTACTATCACTAGCTGGATCGCTCTCGGTGTCTATCTGCACATATTTCAGGAAGCGATCTAATAGCTTTTGCTGTTCAATTTGCATGCTTTTCTCTTAGTTTAAGAAAGGCCAAAAGGCGTAGAAGCGAAGGTAAAAAAGATCATGAAATATTAAGCCTGTATAGCCGTTGGATTTATTTTCTTCTTGCTTTTGTTTTCTTTGTATTTTATTTAAATTAGCGCTCAAACGAAACAAAACGAAACTATGGATAAGTTGATCAGCGATCTGGATCTTGGGATCATTGGCTTGTATTTTGTGCTCATTCTCGGTATCGGTTTTTGGGTAGCCAGAAGGACCAAATCCGGAGATGATCTCTTCCTTGGTGGAAGGACGCTCACCTGGGGTGTGATCGGTCTGTCACTCTTCGCAAGTAACATATCCAGTACAACCATAATCGGGCTTACGGGTGCAGCTTATTCTAGTGGGATCGTTCAGTCGGTCTATGAATGGATATCCGGTCTGCCACTGATCATCGCAGCTCTGATCTTTGTTCCGCTCTATCTAAATTCACGGATAACGACTATTCCAGAATTCCTTGCCAAGCGCTTCGATCGCAGATCGCAGGTGTTCTTTTCTGTAGTAACAATTTTTACAAGTATCATAGTCGAAACGGCGGGTGGACTCTACGCAGGTGCCATCGTACTGAAGACCTTCTTTCCGGACATCGTTATTTGGCAAACGACCATCGTTCTGGCGCTAGTAGCCGGTCTTTATACGGCTATGGGTGGATTAAAGGCTGTGGTTTATACCGACACCTTACAGGCTATCATTCTAATCGTTGGAAGCAGCATTCTGACATACATCATGTTTAGCAAATTGAACTTCTCCATTAGTGATATGATCGCTGCTGCGCCCGAAGGTCATTTTTCCATCATCCGTCCAATAGATGACGAAACTCTTCCGTGGCCAGGTTTGTTCCTTGGGGTGCCACTGTTAGGTTTCTGGTACTGGTCCACCAACCAGTATATAGTCCAAAGGGTGCTTGGGGCCAAGAATGTCCGTCATGCCAGATGGGGTGTTATACTTGGAGGGTTCCTAAAACTGATCCCTCTCTTTATCATGGTGATCCCAGGTGCAATGGCAATCAGCATCTATACAGATATTGAGAAGTCCGATATGGTTTACCCAACCATGGTCCTTGAAGCACTGCCGGTTGGTTTGATCGGCTTAGTACTTGCCGGTTTGATTTCGGCCATCATGTCTAGTGTAGATTCCACACTGAATTCGTCTTCCACACTTATTGTAATCGATTTTATAAAACCCAGGAAGCCGGACATCACTCAGAAAAAGATAGCCTATTATGGTCGGGTCTCAACGCTTGTTTTGATGGTCATTGCCGCTTTATGGGCCCCCATGATCGAGAACTTTGGAGGACTTTGGTCCTACCTGCAGCAGATGTACACCATCTTTGTTCCGCCCATAGTTGTATTGTTCCTTGTCGGTATCTTTTACAAACGAGGAAATGGCCATGGAGCCTATCAGACCTTGATCTGGGGTACTGCCTTGGGAATACTTCTATTTGCTCTCGGACAAATTGGATTGTGGCCTATTCATTTCACTATTAATGCGGGTATAGTCGTCCTGGTGTCCGCCATACTGTTTGTGTTCTTTAGTAATCGGGCAGCTGCACCTTCTGAGGAGGTGATCAGGAACTATACCTATCAGCCTGGACTGATCGATCAGGACAACCAAGGATTAGCCTGGTATCAGAACTACAAACTGTGGGCATTTATCTTATTTTTGGCCATCGTTGCCATATTTTTCTTGTTGATCTGATCTGGTGGCGATAAACTAGTATCATCTATCCTATAAAATCGATCTATGTCTCAGGCTCGAACTTGGTGGAAGGAAGGAATTGTCTACCAGATCTACCCACGCTCATTTAACGATTCCAATGACGACGGCATTGGTGACCTTCAAGGAATTATCCAGAAGCTGGATTACATCGCCTCCTTAGGTGTGACTATTATTTGGCTTTGCCCGGTCTATCCATCGCCCAATGATGACAACGGCTACGATATAAGCGATTATCGCGGTATCATGCCTGAGTTTGGGACCATGGAAAAATTCGATCAACTGTTGGAAGGGATTCACAAAAGGGGGATGAGATTGGTCATGGACCTGGTGGCCAATCATTCATCTGATGAGCATCATTGGTTCAAAGAAGCACAAAGTTCAAAAGACAATCCTTACCGGGATTATTATTTCTGGAAGCCGGGAAAGATGAATGGACCACCTAATGACTGGCCATCTTTTTTTGGTGGGAACGCTTGGGAATACGACGAACTTTCAGATGAATATTATCTACACCTGTTCACTCGGAAACAACCTGATCTGAATTGGGAAAATCCCCAGGTCCGAAAGGAAATTCAAGAGGTAATAAGATATTGGTTTGAGAAGGGGGTTGACGGTTTCAGGATGGACGTGATCTCTGTTATCTCAAAAGACCTGGACTTCCCCGATGCCAAGACAGACGACTTTGGTTCCATTATCAATAATAATTACGCCAATGGATCCCGAATCCACGAATTCCTGCAGGAGATGAACAGGGAGGTATTGTCCAAATACGATATCATGACGGTGGGTGAGGGGCCTGGAATCAGTCTGGATAACGCTTTGGATTATGTGGGTGCTGATCGGGAAGAGCTCAATATGGTATTTCATTTTGACCATATGTTCATGGACTGTGGTCCCGGAGGTAAGTACGATCCTGTCCCTGTCGATTTTCAGCGCTTTAAGGAGATCTTTTCAGACTGGGATTCCCTGCTTTCCGATGGAGGCTGGGGTAGTATATTTTTAGGCAACCATGATTTCTCAAGATTGGTGTCCAAATTTGGTAATGATTCTGCCTATTGGCAGGAGTCTGCCAAACTTTTTGCAGCCTTGTTGTTAAGCTTAAGAGGAACGGTCTATATCTATCAGGGCGACGAGATCGGAATGACCAATGTGGCCTTTTCCAGTATCGATGAATACAATGATGTTGAAACCCTGGGGAACTGGAAAGAAGCGGAAGAGCGGGGAGAGGATATGGATCAATTCATGCATCTTGTACACCTGCAAAGCCGCGATAATGCCAGAACACCTATGCAATGGTCAGATAAGTCCAATGCCGGTTTCACTCAAGGGAAACCATGGTTGGGAGTGAATCCTAATTATGTTGATATCAATGTTGATCTGCAGGAAACTGATCCAGGATCTGTATTACACTTTTATAGGAGGATGATTGCCTTTCGGAAAGAAAATCCTGTCTTGGTGTATGGTAACTATCAACAGCTTGATCGGGGTCACTCCACCATTTATGCCTACAGGAGATGGGACGACCTGTCTGATTTTCTGGTAGTACACAATTGTTCAGACCAAAGTCTGGTTTGGGATTTGGAAGATTGGAATGCACGGGATTTTCAA contains:
- a CDS encoding sodium:solute symporter — encoded protein: MDKLISDLDLGIIGLYFVLILGIGFWVARRTKSGDDLFLGGRTLTWGVIGLSLFASNISSTTIIGLTGAAYSSGIVQSVYEWISGLPLIIAALIFVPLYLNSRITTIPEFLAKRFDRRSQVFFSVVTIFTSIIVETAGGLYAGAIVLKTFFPDIVIWQTTIVLALVAGLYTAMGGLKAVVYTDTLQAIILIVGSSILTYIMFSKLNFSISDMIAAAPEGHFSIIRPIDDETLPWPGLFLGVPLLGFWYWSTNQYIVQRVLGAKNVRHARWGVILGGFLKLIPLFIMVIPGAMAISIYTDIEKSDMVYPTMVLEALPVGLIGLVLAGLISAIMSSVDSTLNSSSTLIVIDFIKPRKPDITQKKIAYYGRVSTLVLMVIAALWAPMIENFGGLWSYLQQMYTIFVPPIVVLFLVGIFYKRGNGHGAYQTLIWGTALGILLFALGQIGLWPIHFTINAGIVVLVSAILFVFFSNRAAAPSEEVIRNYTYQPGLIDQDNQGLAWYQNYKLWAFILFLAIVAIFFLLI
- a CDS encoding glycoside hydrolase family 13 protein — translated: MSQARTWWKEGIVYQIYPRSFNDSNDDGIGDLQGIIQKLDYIASLGVTIIWLCPVYPSPNDDNGYDISDYRGIMPEFGTMEKFDQLLEGIHKRGMRLVMDLVANHSSDEHHWFKEAQSSKDNPYRDYYFWKPGKMNGPPNDWPSFFGGNAWEYDELSDEYYLHLFTRKQPDLNWENPQVRKEIQEVIRYWFEKGVDGFRMDVISVISKDLDFPDAKTDDFGSIINNNYANGSRIHEFLQEMNREVLSKYDIMTVGEGPGISLDNALDYVGADREELNMVFHFDHMFMDCGPGGKYDPVPVDFQRFKEIFSDWDSLLSDGGWGSIFLGNHDFSRLVSKFGNDSAYWQESAKLFAALLLSLRGTVYIYQGDEIGMTNVAFSSIDEYNDVETLGNWKEAEERGEDMDQFMHLVHLQSRDNARTPMQWSDKSNAGFTQGKPWLGVNPNYVDINVDLQETDPGSVLHFYRRMIAFRKENPVLVYGNYQQLDRGHSTIYAYRRWDDLSDFLVVHNCSDQSLVWDLEDWNARDFQLELSNVEGATNDLHFQPWQSKIFRKF